In the Corvus cornix cornix isolate S_Up_H32 chromosome 18, ASM73873v5, whole genome shotgun sequence genome, one interval contains:
- the SDK2 gene encoding LOW QUALITY PROTEIN: protein sidekick-2 (The sequence of the model RefSeq protein was modified relative to this genomic sequence to represent the inferred CDS: inserted 7 bases in 6 codons; deleted 2 bases in 1 codon), producing the protein MARLRSWGLLCFAVLALPGPPGAGAQDDVSPYFKTEPVRSQVHLEGNRLVLTCMAEGSWPLEFKWLHNSRELTKFSLEYRYMITSLDRTHAGFYRCIVRNRMGALLQRQTEVQVAYMGSFEDSETQQSVSHGEAAVIRAPRIASFPQPQVTWFRDGRKISPSSRIAITLENTLVILSTVAPDAGRYYVQAVNDKNGDNKTSQPITLTVANVGGPADPIAPTIIVPPRNTSVVAGTSEVTMECVANARPLIKLHIIWKKDGTPVSSGISDYSRRLTILHPTLSDSGFYECEAVLRSSSVPAVTAGAFLSVLEPPQFVREPERHITAEMEKVVAIPCQAKGVPPPEMAWYKDAALLHLEKLSRFQLLEDGSLQISGLVPDDTGMFQCFARNAAGEVQTTTYLAVTSIAPNITRGPQDSTVIDGMSVILNCETSGAPRPAITWQKGERVLASGSVQLPRFTLLESGSLLVSPAHLPDAGTYTCLATNSRGVDEASADLVVWARTRITDPPQDQSVIKGTKAVMSCGVTHDPSVDVRYVWEKDGAPLGPESGPRVRLDEAGTLHISQTWSGDIGTYTCKVISAGGNDSRSAHLRVRQLPHXPESPVAALSPQEKRAINLTWAKPFDGNSPLLRYVVEVSENNAPWTVLLASVDPEVTSVTVRGLVPARSYQFRLCAVNDVGRGQFSKDTERVSLPEEPPSAPPXNVIASGRTNQSIMIQWQPPPXSHQNGVLKGYIIRYCLAGLPVGYQFKNITNAEVNNLLLEDLIIWTNYEIEVAAYNSAGLGVYSMKVTEWTLQGVPTVPPGNVQAEATNSTTIRFTWNPPSPQFINGINQGYKLIAWEPEHEDEATVVTVRPNFQDSVHVGYVAGLRKFAEYFTSVLCFTTPGDGPRSPPQLVRTHEDVPGPVGHLSFSDILDTSLKVSWQEPLEKNGILTGYRISWEEYNRTNTRVTHYLPNVTLEYRVTGLTALTTYTIEVAAMTSKGQGQVSSSTISSGVPPELPGAPTNLGISNIGPRSVTIQFRPGYDGKTSISRWQVEAQMGQNGEAEEWGLVHQLTNEPDTRSMEVPNLKPYTFYSFRMRQVNIVGTSPPSLPSRRIQTLQAPPDMAPANVTLRTASETSLWLRWMPLLEQEYNGNPDSVGYRIRYARADGRGQPALHVIRDRVEREFTIEDLEEWTEYWVQVQAFNAIGSGPWSPSVLGRTRESVPSSGPSNISAVATSSSSLTVRWSDIPEADCNGLVLGYKVLYKEKGSEARAQFWLAEGNASRSAQLTGLAKYTLYEIRVLAFTRIGDGVPSRPPVLERTLDDVPGPPVGLLFPEVRTTLVRLIWQPPAAPNGVILAYQVSHRLNTSAVTAXAAVEVLEASARQFTATGLQPEATYLFRVTAQTRKGWGEAAEALVVTTEKRARPQPPGKPLAQQEEVRARSVLLSWEPGSDGLSPXRYYTVQSRELPDGDWALHSAPVSHNATAFVVDRLKPFTSYKFRVKATNDIGDSEYSEESESLTTLQAAPEEAPTILSITPHTTTSVLIRWQPPAEDKINGILLGFRLRYRELVYDSLRGFSLRGIGHPGASWAELTPVYAVHNLSEVSLTQYELDNLSKHRRYEIRMSVYNAVGEGPPSPPQEVFVGEAVPTGAPQNVAVQAATATQLDVTWEPPPVQSQNGDIQGYKIHFWEEQRQNESARVKTLFLPETGVKLKNLTGYTSYWVSVAAFNAAGDGPRSPPVKARTQQAAPSAPGSIRFSELTTTSVNVSWEPPPLPNGVLEGYRLVYEPCTPVDGVSKIVTVDVKGNSPLWMKVKDLAEGVTYRFRIRAKTFAYGPDVEANITTGPGEGAPGPPGEPFISRYGSAITIHWSSGDPGQGPITRYVIEARPSDEGLWDILIKDIPKEVTSYTFSMDILKQGVSYDFRVIAVNDYGYGTPSTPSPSVSAQKANPFYEEWWFLVVIALVGLIFILLLVFVLIIRGQSKKYSKKSDSGNSSKTAALSHGEMVSLDEGSFPALELNNRRLSVKNSFCRKNGIYTRSPPRPSPGSLHYSDEDVTKYNDLIXAESSSLTEKPSEVSDSQGSDSEYEVDPGQKAHSFVNHYISDPTYYNSWRRQQKGISRAQAYSYTESDSGEPDHTPLSNSTSTQQGSLFRPKASRTPTPQTPGNAPSSQPGTLYRPPSSLAPGSRAPIAGFSSFV; encoded by the exons GTACATGATCACCTCGCTGGACCGCACCCACGCCGGCTTCTACCGCTGCATCGTCCGCAACCGCATGGGAGCCCTGCTGCAGCGCCAGACCGAGGTGCAGGTGGCCT acatGGGGAGCTTCGAGGACAGCGAGACGCAGCAGAGCGTGTCCCACGGGGAGGCCGCCGTCATCCGCGCGCCCCGCATCGCCAGCTTCCCGCAGCCGCAGGTCACCTGGTTCCGCGATGGACGGAAGATCTCCCCCAGCAGCCGCAT agccATCACGCTGGAGAACACCCTGGTCATCCTGTCCACGGTGGCCCCGGACGCGGGGCGTTACTACGTGCAGGCGGTCAATGACAAGAACGGGGACAACAAGACGAGCCAGCCCATCACCCTGACCGTGGCCA ACGTGGGTGGCCCAGCTGATCCCATCGCACCCACCATCATCGTCCCACCCAGGAACACCAGCGTGGTGGCCGGCACCTCGGAGGTGACCATGGAGTGCGTGGCCAACGCCAG GCCGCTGATCAAGCTGCACATCATCTGGAAGAAGGACGGGACGCCCGTGTCCAGCGGGATCAGTGACTACAGCCGCCGGCTGACCATCCTGCACCCCACACTGAGCGACAGCGGCTTCTACGAGTGCGAGGCTGTGCTGCGCAGCAGCAGCGTCCCCGCCGTGACTGCCGGCGCCTTCCTGTCCGTGCTGG AGCCCCCGCAGTTCGTCAGGGAGCCGGAGAGACACATCACGGCCGAGATGGAGAAGGTGGTGGCCATCCCCTGCCAAGCCAAAG GTGTCCCCCCTCCCGAGATGGCCTGGTACAAGGACGCTGCCCTGCTCCACCTGGAGAAGCTGTCCcgcttccagctgctggaggacgGCAGCCTGCAGATCAGCGGGCTGGTCCCCGATGACACTGGAATGTTCCAGTGCTTTGCCCGCAACGCGGCCGGCGAGGTGCAGACCACCACATACCTGGCCGTGACCA GCATCGCCCCCAACATCACGCGGGGTCCCCAGGACAGCACGGTGATCGATGGCATGTCCGTCATCCTCAACTGCGAGACCTCGGGGGCTCCGCGCCCGGCCATCACCTGGCAGAAAG GGGAGCGGGTCCTGGCCAGCGGCTCCGTGCAGCTGCCGCGCTTCACCCTGCTGGAGTCGGGCAGTCTCCTGGTGAGCCCCGCGCACCTGCCCGACGCCGGCACCTACACCTGCCTGGCCACCAACTCCCGCGGCGTGGACGAGGCCTCCGCAGACCTGGTGGTCTGGG CAAGGACACGTATCACGGACCCGCCACAGGACCAGAGCGTCATCAAGGGCACTAAGGCTGTCATGAGCTGCGGGGTCACCCATGACCCCAGCGTGGACGTCAG GTACGTCTGGGAGAAGGACGGGGCCCCGCTGGGCCCCGAGAGCGGCCCCCGGGTGCGCCTGGACGAGGCGGGCACCCTGCACATCTCCCAGACCTGGTCGGGTGACATCGGCACCTACACCTGCAAGGTGATCTCGGCCGGGGGCAACGACTCGCGCAGCGCCCACCTCCGTGTCCG GCAGCTCCCCC GCCCCGAGAGCCCCGTGGCCGCCCTGAGCCCGCAGGAGAAACGGGCCATCAACCTCACCTGGGCCAAGCCCTTCGATGGCAACAGCCCCCTGCTCCGCTACGTCGTGGAGGTCTCCGAGAACA ATGCGCCCTGGACCGTGCTGCTGGCCAGTGTGGACCCCGAGGTGACATCGGTGACAGTGCGGGGCTTGGTCCCCGCTCGCTCCTACCAGTTCCGCCTGTGCGCCGTGAACGACGTGGGCAGGGGACAGTTCAGCAAGGACACGGAGAG ggtgtccctgcccgaGGAGCCGCCCTCTGCACCCC AGAACGTCATCGCCAGCGGCCGCACCAACCAGTCCATCATGATCCAGTGGCAGCCGCCCC AGAGCCACCAGAACGGGGTCCTCAAGGGCTACATCATCCG GTActgcctggctgggctgccCGTGGGGTACCAGTTCAAGAACATCACCAACGCCGAGGTCAACAACCTGCTCCTGGAGGACCTCATCATCTGGACCAACTATGAGATCGAGGTGGCCGCCTACAACAGCGCCGGCCTGGGGGTCTACAGCATGAAGGTGACAGAGTGGACCCTGCAGGGAG TGCCCACGGTGCCTCCAGGGAATGTGCAGGCTGAGGCCACCAACTCCACCACCATCCGCTTCACCTGGaacccccccagcccccagtTCATCAACGGCATCAACCAGGGCTACAAG CTCATCGCCTGGGAGCCGGAGCACGAGGACGAGGCCACGGTGGTGACGGTGCGGCCCAACTTCCAGGACAGCGTCCACGTGGGCTACGTGGCGGGGCTGCGCAAGTTCGCCGAGTACTTCACCTCGGTGCTGTGCTTCACCACGCCCGGGGacggcccgcgcagccccccCCAGCTGGTGCGCACCCACGAGGACG TGCCTGGCCCCGTGGGACACCTCAGCTTCAGTGATATCCTGGATACGTCCCTGAAGGTCAGCTGGCAGGAGCCGCTGGAGAAGAACGGGATCCTGACAG GGTACCGGATCTCGTGGGAGGAGTACAACCGCACCAACACGCGGGTGACCCATTACCTGCCCAACGTCACCCTGGAGTACCGCGTCACCGGCCTCACCGCCCTCACCACCTACACCATCGAGGTGGCCGCCATGACCTccaagggacagggacaggtCTCGTCCTCCACCATCTCCTCAGGGGTCCCCCCAG agctgcctggTGCCCCCACCAACCTGGGCATCTCCAACATCGGCCCCCGCTCCGTCACCATCCAGTTTCGCCCGGGTTACGATGGCAAAACCTCCATCTCCCGCTGGCAGGTGGAGGCACAG ATGGGCCAGAATGGCGAGGCCGAGGAGTGGGGGCTCGTGCATCAGCTGACCAACGAGCCCGACACCCGCTCCATGGAGGTGCCCAACCTGAAGCCCTACACCTTCTACAG CTTCCGCATGCGGCAGGTGAACATCGTGGGCACCAGCCCCCCCAGCCTGCCCTCCCGGAGGATCCAGACCCTCCAAGCACCCCCAGACATGGCTCCTGCAAATGTCACCCTGAGGACGGCCAGCGAGACCAGCCTGTGGCTGCGCTGGATG cccctcctggagcaggagtACAACGGGAACCCCGACTCGGTGGGGTACAGGATCCGGTATGCGCGGGCGGACGGGCGGGGGCAGCCGGCGCTCCACGTGATCCGTGACCGCGTGGAGCGGGAATTCACCATCGAGGACCTGGAGGAGTGGACGGAGTACTGGGTGCAGGTCCAGGCCTTCAACGCCATCGGCTCAGGGCCCTGGAGCCCCTCAGTGCTGGGACGCACCCGGGAGTCAG TCCCCTCCTCCGGCCCCAGCAATATTTCGGCAGTGGccacctcctccagcagcctgaCGGTCCGATGGAGTGACATTCCTGAGGCCGACTGCAACGGGCTCGTCCTGGGCTACAAG GTGCTGTACAAGGAGAAGGGCTCGGAGGCGCGTGCCCAGTTCTGGCTGGCGGAGGGCAATGCCTCCCGCAGTGCCCAGCTCACCGGGCTGGCCAAGTACACCCTGTACGAGATACGGGTGCTGGCCTTCACCAGGATCGGTGATGGTGTCCCCAGCCGGCCTCCTGTCCTCGAGAGGACGCTGGATGATG TGCCCGGGCCCCCCGTGGGGCTCCTCTTTCCTGAAGTGAGGACCACCTTGGTGCGGCTCATCTGGCAGCCGCCGGCAGCACCCAACGGCGTCATCCTGG CCTACCAGGTCAGCCACCGCCTGAACACCTCGGCGGTGACCGC GGCCGCCGTGGAGGTGCTGGAGGCCAGTGCCCGGCAGTTCACGGCCACCGGCCTCCAGCCCGAGGCCACCTACCTGTTCCGCGTCACCGCGCAGACCCGCAAGGGCTGGGGCGAGGCGGCCGAAGCCCTGGTGGTCACCACCGAGAAGAGAG CCCGGCCGCAGCCCCCCGGGAAGCCGCTGGcgcagcaggaggaggtgcGGGCCCGGAGCgtgctgctgtcctgggagCCGGGCAGCGACGGCCTCTCCC TGCGCTACTACACCGTGCAGAGCCGCGAGCTGCCCGACGGCGACTGGGCTCTGCACTCCGCCCCCGTGAGCCACAACGCCACCGCCTTCGTCGTGGACAG gctgAAACCCTTCACCTCCTACAAGTTCCGTGTGAAGGCCACGAACGACATCGGGGACAGCGAGTACAGCGAGGAGTCGGAGTCGCTCACCACCCTGCAGGCGG CCCCCGAGGAGGCTCCCACCATCCTCTCCATCACCCCCCACACCACCACGTCGGTGCTCATCCGCTGGCAG CCCCCGGCTGAGGACAAGATCAACGGGATCCTGCTGGGATTCCGGCTGCGGTACCGGGAGCTGGTGTATGACAGCCTGCGGGGCTTCTCCCTGCGCGGCATCGGCCACCCCGGCGCCAGCTGGGCCGAGCTCACCC CCGTCTACGCCGTGCACAACCTCAGCGAGGTGTCCCTCACCCAGTACGAGCTGGACA ACCTGAGCAAGCACCGGCGCTACGAGATCCGGATGAGCGTCTACAACGCTGTGGGCGAGgggccccccagccccccccagGAGGTGTTCGTGGGGGAAGCAG TGCCCACCGGAGCGCCCCAGAACGTGGCTGTGCAGGCGGCCACGGCCACCCAGCTGGATGTCACCTGGGAACCGCCCCCCGTCCAGAGCCAGAACGGGGACATCCAGGGCTACAAG ATCCACTTCTGGGAGGAGCAGCGCCAGAACGAGAGCGCGCGGGTCAAGACCCTTTTCCTGCCCGAGACTGGGGTGAAGCTGAAGAACCTGACGGGCTACACCTCCTACTGGGTCAGCGTGGCCGCCTTCAACGCCGCGGGGGATGGGCCCCGCAGCCCACCCGTGAAGGCACGGACACAGCAGGCAG CCCCCAGTGCCCCCGGCTCCATCCGCTTCAGCGAGCTGACCACCACATCTGTGAACGTGTCCTGGGAGCCACCACCGCTGCCCAACGGTGTCCTCGAGGGCTACAGGCTGGTGTACGAGCCCTGCACGCCCGTGGATG GCGTCAGCAAGATCGTGACAGTGGACGTGAAGGGGAACAGCCCGCTGTGGATGAAGGTCAAGGACCTGGCTGAGGGCGTCACGTACCGCTTCCGAATCCGGGCCAAAACCTTCGCCTACGGGCCGGATGTTGAGGCCAACATCACCACGGGGCCTGGGGAAG GtgcccccggcccccccggAGAACCCTTCATCTCCCGCTATGGCTCGGCCATCACCATCCACTGGTCCAGTGGGGACCCCGGCCAAGGGCCCATCACCAGATACGTCATCGAGGCCCGGCCCTCAG ATGAGGGGCTCTGGGACATCCTCATCAAAGACATCCCCAAGGAGGTGACCTCCTACACCTTCAGCATGGACATCCTCAAGCAGGGGGTCAGCTACGACTTCCGTGTCATCGCTGTCAACGACTACGGCTACGGGACCCCCAGCACCCCTTCCCCCTCCGTGTCAG cccagaaagccaacccGTTCTACGAGGAGTGGTGGTTCCTGGTGGTCATCGCCCTGGTGGGGCtcatcttcatcctcctcctcgTCTTCGTGCTCATCATCCGCGGGCAGAGCAAGAAGTACTCCAAGAAGTCAGATTCAG GGAACAGCTCCAAGACGGCCGCCCTGAGCCACGGGGAGATGGTGAGCCTGGATGAGGGCAGCTTCCCCGCCCTGGAGCTCAACAACCGGCGCCTCTCCGTCAAGAATTCCTTCTGCCGGAAGAACGGCATCTACACCCG GTCCCCaccccggcccagccccggcAGCCTGCACTACTCGGACGAGGACGTGACCAAGTACAACGACCTGA CCGCCgagagcagcagcctgaccGAGAAACCCTCCGAGGTCTCCGACTCCCAG GGCAGTGACAGCGAGTACGAGGTGGACCCCGGC CAGAAGGCGCATTCCTTTGTCAACCACTACATCAGCGACCCCACCTACTACAACTCGTGGCGGCGGCAGCAGAAGGGCATCTCCCGGGCACAGGCCTACAGCTACACCGAGAGCGACTCGGGCGAGCCCGACCACACGCCCCTCTCCAACAGCACCTCCACGCAGCAGGGCAGCCTCTTCCGCCCCAAAGCCAGCAGGACTCCCACCCCCCAGACCCCCGGCAACGCCCCCAGCAGCCAGCCCGGGACCCTGTACCGCCCGCCCAGCAGCCTGGCCCCCGGCTCCAGAGCCCCCATCGCTGGGTTTTCCTCTTTCGTTTGa